A window from Bacillota bacterium encodes these proteins:
- the nuoE gene encoding NADH-quinone oxidoreductase subunit NuoE: protein MELGLKTDNLKTLAQQYPVIAVKKIVEKHINSKGTAIPILQDLQNVFGYISPDLLRRAAEFSGIPVNELYSIVTFYAQFRLEPIGEHLIQICHGTACHLAGADKITESIQFEIKAKTGKTSDDNLFTLEKVACLGCCSLAPVMTVDEETHGKLSPENVRKILKTVRRKNSEQSASKGDCEDAG from the coding sequence ATGGAGTTGGGACTTAAGACGGATAACTTAAAAACACTGGCTCAACAATACCCTGTAATTGCAGTTAAAAAAATTGTTGAGAAACATATTAATAGTAAAGGAACAGCGATACCGATTTTGCAGGACCTTCAAAATGTTTTCGGTTATATCTCTCCGGATTTGCTTCGACGGGCAGCTGAATTTTCCGGGATTCCGGTTAACGAGCTATACAGTATAGTTACATTTTATGCTCAGTTCAGGTTGGAACCGATTGGAGAGCATTTGATCCAGATCTGTCACGGTACTGCCTGTCACCTGGCCGGTGCTGACAAAATCACCGAGTCAATTCAGTTCGAGATCAAAGCCAAAACGGGAAAAACCAGTGATGACAACTTATTTACCCTGGAAAAGGTGGCCTGTCTCGGTTGCTGCAGTCTGGCCCCGGTGATGACTGTAGATGAGGAGACTCATGGAAAACTATCCCCGGAAAATGTTCGCAAGATACTTAAAACTGTTCGCCGGAAAAACTCTGAGCAATCTGCTTCAAAGGGGGATTGCGAAGATGCAGGATGA
- a CDS encoding 2Fe-2S iron-sulfur cluster binding domain-containing protein has protein sequence MDLQSVLILVSLLVGITLVLIIADFLIGSNQKILLRINKEKEFTISSGGTLLDALSENKIYIPSACGGKGTCGHCKVKVDSGGGEILPTEENFLSLGDKKEGVRLACQVKIREDIIDVSMSEDLLDAQEYIAEVVVLEDLNYDTKFLKLKLLSPNVIEFKPGQYVQILVPGYEEFRAYSIASPPSQKDMLDFVIRYIPKGLCTTYIHKALRIGDVIKITGPYGDFYLQEDSDKDIICLARSTGIAPIRSIVLHLKERGMTRDAHGYYSGRTKKDILLDDEMKALEEKHPNFKYYIVLSRPAPDDNWEGETGYITDAVPRYEESLENKEFYLCGPPEMIDAAMETLKRNGVSEEQIFFDKF, from the coding sequence ATGGACTTGCAGTCAGTATTAATCCTGGTTTCCCTGCTGGTAGGCATTACACTTGTCTTGATTATTGCCGATTTTTTGATCGGCAGTAACCAAAAAATACTGCTCAGGATCAATAAAGAAAAGGAGTTCACTATCTCATCCGGCGGCACTCTGCTTGATGCTTTATCGGAGAATAAAATATATATTCCTTCCGCCTGTGGCGGCAAGGGCACCTGTGGCCATTGCAAGGTTAAAGTTGATAGTGGTGGCGGTGAGATACTGCCCACGGAAGAAAACTTCCTCTCCCTCGGGGATAAAAAGGAAGGAGTAAGGCTTGCCTGCCAGGTTAAAATCAGGGAGGATATCATCGATGTCAGTATGTCGGAGGATTTACTGGATGCCCAGGAATATATTGCTGAAGTAGTGGTTTTGGAGGATCTAAATTATGATACTAAGTTTCTTAAGTTAAAATTGCTCTCACCAAATGTCATCGAATTTAAACCCGGCCAGTATGTTCAAATACTGGTGCCCGGTTACGAGGAGTTTCGCGCTTATTCTATCGCTTCACCACCCAGCCAGAAGGATATGCTCGACTTTGTAATCCGATACATACCGAAAGGGCTTTGCACCACCTATATCCATAAAGCTCTTCGAATTGGTGATGTAATCAAGATTACCGGCCCCTATGGCGACTTCTATCTTCAGGAGGATTCCGATAAAGATATTATTTGTCTTGCCAGAAGCACCGGGATTGCCCCAATCAGATCTATTGTTTTACATCTTAAAGAACGGGGCATGACACGCGATGCCCACGGTTATTACAGTGGTCGGACAAAAAAGGATATTCTCCTGGACGATGAGATGAAAGCCTTGGAAGAGAAACATCCTAATTTCAAATATTATATTGTTCTTTCCAGACCTGCTCCGGATGATAACTGGGAAGGCGAAACAGGATATATTACGGACGCTGTGCCAAGATATGAAGAATCACTTGAGAATAAAGAGTTTTACCTCTGCGGACCGCCGGAAATGATTGATGCTGCCATGGAAACATTGAAAAGAAACGGTGTATCGGAAGAACAGATCTTTTTTGATAAATTCTAG